CTTATTAGTTATCCTAAAGGGTTTCGTGCTTGCTCTAGTGCTGTTTTTGGTGGTGGAATTAGCGAGGCGAAGTGGATATTAAACCAGTATGTGGGAAAGGGCTACTTATCAGATAATCCTCAGGAAGATATCAGAGAGTTTGTCCTGCAAAATCAAGCAATACCTGAGCAAACAATAGGATTGTTGACAGCAGCCTGTGTGGAGGATTTAGGGATTTCTACATTAAAAGGAGACGAATTTGAACTCTGTGCAGTTGTGACCACTGGCATTGGTAATGCGGTTCGAGCAGGTACCGTAGAACAGCGCTATAATGCCTATGCAGCTGGTACGATTAATACCGTCGTATTCATTGATGGAAATCTGACAGACGGGGCTCTAATAAATGCTGTCATTACGGCAACAGAAGCTAAAACGATTGCGTTAGCAGAAATGGGAATTAGCGATGGAGAGGGAAGATGTGCAACAGGAACTACTACTGATGCCATTGTAGTGGCGGCTACTTGTAACCAATCACGTTATCAGTCCGTCCATCCTTATGCTGGAACTGCTACGAACTTGGGCCATGCAATTGCTTGTGCAGTACGCGATGCTACTCGCATGGCGCTTACCCATGAGCAAAATCGAAAAGAGCGTAGGAGTGCAGAATAATTATGGAAATAATGCTAGGAACTAGCTTGTTATGTGCCTATCTATTGGATCTTATTATTGGTGATCCACGTTGGATTCCACACCCGGTGATTGGCATGGGAAAAGTGATTACATGGCTGGATCGTCATATTCGACCGATATATCAGACACTTGTTAGCCGCGGGCGTTCGGCTGTACTCTCAGGTCGTTTGTTAGGTCTTTTATTTCCAGTGGTATTAGTCAGTTTGGCTTTTTTGGTTCCATATTTTTTATTGAAGGGGCTAGCTAGCATTCATCCATGGCTTGCTTTCACAGCTGAGGTTGTATTGATTGCTACCACAATTGCTACAAAAGGACTTGCTCAAGCTGGACAAAAAATATATGCGGCTTTACAGAAGGGCGATCTAGGGGAAGCTCGCTTTCAATTGTCGATGGTAGTTGGACGTGATACAGAACAGCTGGATGAGAAGGAAATTTCACGTGGCACTGTGGAAACAGTAGCAGAAAACATTGTGGATGCAGTTACTTCTCCTTTATTTTTTGCCATGCTAGGTGGAGCACCGCTTGCTATGGCCTATCGGGCGGTTAATACGTTAGATTCAATGGTAGGCTATAAAAATGAGAAGTACTTACACCTTGGCTGGGCTTCCGCACGTTTAGATGATCTCTGTAACTATCTTCCCGCACGAATCACCTTTGTTTTTCTGATTCTAGCATCGTTCTTTTTGGGAAAAGATTGGCGGGATGCCTGGAAAGCAGGAATTCGTGATGCAAGTAAGCATCCAAGTCCAAACAGTGGGTGGAGTGAAGCGGCTGTTGCTGGTGCCCTACACATTCAATTAGGAGGAACCAATACCTATCAAGGGGTGGTTTCTCACCGTGCTCTCATGGGGATACCAAAGACCGAGCTTCATGCTGTGCACATTAAACAAACCATACAGCTTCTATATGCAACCACTTTTTGCTATACCTTATGCGCTTTCATTTTAAGAGGGTTGCTTTTATACTAAAAGAAGGAACGGTCCGAATAAGGCTGGAGTTTGTATGATTTTGACTCGAAAACGGCAGGATTTTTTGTTGTTACGTCGAAATACAATAAAAGAAATGCTAGACTATCGTGTCATCCGAGATTGATGGGGGTTCTAAACCTATGAGCGAAATTAAAAACATAAAAGCTCGCATACCCAAAAAAGTACTAAACCGTCTCGTCACAATTTTAAATCCGTATGAGCAAGTTGTTGACGAATTAAAGCTAAAGGTAAAAGGAATAAAATACGGGTTTCTAAAAGGTGGACGCTATTCTCCGATTGAATTTGTAGTCGGGCGAGTCAAGAAAACAGATAGTCTATTACGAAAAGCTCTTCTTAGAGGCATTGATTTTGCTCAAGATGATTGGGAAAATAGATTGTGTGAAGAAATTACCGACATTGCTGGTATCCGTGTTGTTTGCCGCTATATTGATGATGTCCGGGAAGTGCAGAATCTGCTGATGGAACGGGAAGACTTTGTGGTACATGACGTTAAAGATTATATTACCAATCCAAAAGAATCTGGCTATCGTAGCATTCATATGATTGGGGATTATACGGTGTACCATGGAAGTGAAAAGAAAATCTTGCCTTGTGAAGTACAAATCCGGACGTTAGGCATGAATTTTTGGGCAACCAATGAGCATGAATTGCGTTATAAATATGACGGAAATATTCCTTCAGACGTATTAGAACAGCTGCATATTGCTTCGACTGTCACCAATCAATTAGATGAGTTGATGAACAGTTTACGTCAGGAAATTATGACGCCACCAGATCTTGACACTGATATGGAAGAAAGATTGGAAGAAATCTTCTCACTTTATGTCAAACAAGATTTTGAATCTGCTGAAGCGCTATACAAGGAACACTTTATTGGGTATGAAGAAGCTTTTCTGGATAATCCAAAATTCCGTATGATTAATGAACTGTTAAGTAAACGGTTTGGAAAATAACTGATGTATAACAAAGAATAGCCTCAGTCTACGTGACGAGGCTATTTTACTATCAACATAGTAGGAATTAGATTCCTTCATATAAGATTCGGTTAGACGAGCCGTG
This is a stretch of genomic DNA from Brevibacillus laterosporus DSM 25. It encodes these proteins:
- a CDS encoding adenosylcobinamide amidohydrolase, with product MQFIEDWYLDVNKERVLISYPKGFRACSSAVFGGGISEAKWILNQYVGKGYLSDNPQEDIREFVLQNQAIPEQTIGLLTAACVEDLGISTLKGDEFELCAVVTTGIGNAVRAGTVEQRYNAYAAGTINTVVFIDGNLTDGALINAVITATEAKTIALAEMGISDGEGRCATGTTTDAIVVAATCNQSRYQSVHPYAGTATNLGHAIACAVRDATRMALTHEQNRKERRSAE
- the cbiB gene encoding adenosylcobinamide-phosphate synthase CbiB, which gives rise to MEIMLGTSLLCAYLLDLIIGDPRWIPHPVIGMGKVITWLDRHIRPIYQTLVSRGRSAVLSGRLLGLLFPVVLVSLAFLVPYFLLKGLASIHPWLAFTAEVVLIATTIATKGLAQAGQKIYAALQKGDLGEARFQLSMVVGRDTEQLDEKEISRGTVETVAENIVDAVTSPLFFAMLGGAPLAMAYRAVNTLDSMVGYKNEKYLHLGWASARLDDLCNYLPARITFVFLILASFFLGKDWRDAWKAGIRDASKHPSPNSGWSEAAVAGALHIQLGGTNTYQGVVSHRALMGIPKTELHAVHIKQTIQLLYATTFCYTLCAFILRGLLLY
- a CDS encoding GTP pyrophosphokinase, which gives rise to MSEIKNIKARIPKKVLNRLVTILNPYEQVVDELKLKVKGIKYGFLKGGRYSPIEFVVGRVKKTDSLLRKALLRGIDFAQDDWENRLCEEITDIAGIRVVCRYIDDVREVQNLLMEREDFVVHDVKDYITNPKESGYRSIHMIGDYTVYHGSEKKILPCEVQIRTLGMNFWATNEHELRYKYDGNIPSDVLEQLHIASTVTNQLDELMNSLRQEIMTPPDLDTDMEERLEEIFSLYVKQDFESAEALYKEHFIGYEEAFLDNPKFRMINELLSKRFGK